In Telopea speciosissima isolate NSW1024214 ecotype Mountain lineage unplaced genomic scaffold, Tspe_v1 Tspe_v1.0143, whole genome shotgun sequence, the DNA window ttggcagatttccattacgcaattcgggtcacctacctaatcctcccagggggtggtttggggtgtgacaatatcaGTTGAACTCCCATTGTCCACCAGGATCCTCCCTACCGTGCAGTTGGCGATGACCATCTTAATCACCAAGGCATCATCATGGGAAGATTGTATATCTGCCCAGTCTtcatcagtgaaggttatgTGATaatcatttctcctccttttaaCTATTGCCTCAGCCTGGAGTACAATCCGAGCGTGTTGCTTTCAGGAGTTTGAGGTTTCTCCTCCCATACCAGGCCCACCAAATATGGTTGTTATCTCCCTCAGGGGTACATTCTCGGCATGGGGCTTACCTCAGTGTGGTTCCTCTTTATCAGCTCTGGGGGGTGATCTCTGTCTTCTCTCTGGCTCCCAAGCACGGTAATCTAGCCTACGGTCATTCCCTTCTTTCTTGACGAATCGGCTTAGGCGCCCTCTTTGGATGAGAGCCTCTATCTCATCCTTCAGCTGTCTGTACTCCTCGGTATCGTAACTGTGGTCCTGATGAAAGCTACAGTACTTATTCTTGTTGCACTCATACGCCAGCTTGACCATCTTGGCCGGCCAACGTAGGGTCACCTAGTCTTTGATTTCATTTAATATGTGTGCTCGGGTATGAGTCAAGGCCATATAATCCGGCTCGGATTCCAGATCTGCAGCTTTGGGGACCCAAGCTTTCctgtcatctttctttttcctacCATCCTTGTCATCTCGGCTGCATTTTGCGCCAACTTCTCGAGGGGTCTCCTCCTTCGTTTCCTGAGCTTTCTTCTcgattttatcttctttctcagCCGTAAGAACTTTGGCCAAGTTGATATACTTTTCACATCTTAAAAACAACTCATACATGTCTCCTGGTTCGTCTATGATTAAGGACTTTTTCAACTTAACATCTCGGATTCTGCTACGCAATGCCTGGAACATCACCATTTGATCTCAGTTTCGTCCCTCCAGGGTTTCTTTATTGAACCTTATAAGAAAACCCCTGATGGATTCGTCGGGGTGCTGCTTTATGGCCAGAAGATTGGCAACTATTTTCTTATGAACTCTACTACTCAcaaagtgagccaagaaggcctggCCCAGATCTGTGAAATTGGAGAGAGACCATGGAGGGAGCCGAGAGAACCACTGTCGCGCTGCTCCCTTCAGGGTGGAGGGGAAGGCCTTGCACATTATAGCATCTAAAGCGCCTTGGAAGAACAGGAGGGACTTCAAATTTTCCAGGTGATCCTCAGGATCCGTGGTGCCTGCATATTGCTCTATGGTTGGCATCTTGAACGCTTTTGGGAGGGGCTCGAACCGAACCTCATTCGTGAATGCCAAGGCCATAGTGAAGTGAAAGTTGTGAATCAGGGCTTGGTTCTTTCCCCTTATGACTTCTTGAATTTGGTCTTGGAGTTCCAAGACTTTGTCCTTTAGGGCTTGCTCTAACTTTGTCATGTGCGAATCTTAATTCTTGGCATTTCTCGGCATCTCCTTGTTCCTTTGTCGGGTGTTGTTTGCATTACTATGGTTCTCACTCTGCTCCGGGGAACGAGATCTTCCTTCGTTTggcggtggtggaggaggtatgGGGATCCCTTGCAGGACACCATGCTGCATCTCCAACATCTGCTCCATCTTATCAACCCAGCGGCCTGCATTGCGTCGAACTGTTCCACTGTTATGTAGTGTGGTGGGTCCCCTCAGAGCCTTGGCTGAGTCTCGTCCTGACTCGGCAGCTCCTGGTCTTCTGCGATAAGATCTTCACCTTCTTGTCGGGAAGCAGTTGGACGGGTTAAGGCTCCTCCCTGACCAGCGGCAAAAGGTCCTGGAGGAGGAATAGCCGCTACGGCGGCGGCGGATTGAGTGATCCTTGACTGGTTTCTTGTATTGGTCATGGTGGGATCTTCGTAGGTCTTTATTCTCCAGTTCCCACAGACGATGCCAAATGTTGTGTAAAGATTTCTGCCGGAGAGAAATCTATCGGCGGCACAACTGATATGCTAATGAAATAACTAGAGGGAATTTGGAATAACGGAGATGAGACTATGAAATACTCTTTCTTTATTGAACACTGAATATAGGTAATTGAGTTCTCTCTTTACATGAGGgtctagcccttaatttataGTAATGGATGCAAGGTTGGGCCATCCTTCCCCTTTCTgtagtttccttttttgggtGCACAGTCTTAGGAAAGCTCCCATTCCTATTGAGATTCCCCCGTGAATCTTGGGATCTCCACGATTCTTGATGCAAGTGGGACCTTCTCTTGGTGGTTACGTAACTACCGCAGTGGGGCCTAACTTCATAACCATCAAGCGTGTGGGAGTGTCTCCAAGCACGCCTGCAACTTTCTTTGCTTTGTGAATTGTGGGCAGTCCACATGTATAGTCAAGATTTGAAGTACAAATTATGGCGTATTAGAAACCTTAAGGCAAGGAGCCAAAGAAGGATTTttcaatttcattatgaggttttGCAAGAAGGCATCTAGGATGTGGAAACGTCGGAATGAAGCAAAGCAAGTATAAATGATACTAGAGAACTTATACGGGGAGTACCATGACCATCTCTACTGtcagcacatcaaaaccttAGAAGCACTCATCGCTACAGGAAAGCGGATTGAggacaagctcttcaaaggaAAGCAAGCCCAGGCTTCGACCAAGGAGGCCTCTAgatcttaccttaacaagaacagcaaagtaggaagagggaagggtcctGAGGTGAATGCAGTCACTACTAGCCAATACATTGAGAAGAGGATTTTACAGACAACCACTGTGCCACTGGTTATCCAAGCAGAACAGCCAGCCTCTCCTAGATAGTTTACTTTTGATAATATGACTCCTACtcgcctcttcttcaagctcaagagggaagggatgctggatgTCATACGGCTAAAATATGTAGATTTGGCCAATCCACCTTCAGGATACAAGCCAAAATTTCATTGCTACTACAACAATCAGAAAGGTTATTAGACCGATAGATACATACACCTTAAGCATGCCATACAAGACTTGATTGACGCAGGGAAGATAGCATTGAAAGTGGAACAACAGCCCAATGTAACTACTAACCCTCTGCCAAACCATGGGGTGAATATATTGCAAGAGGATGTTCCTTGTGAAAACGCAACATTCATGATCCAACCTACAAGGTAAGGGAGGAAATTGATGGATTCTCAAAATTATAGGGCTATCCTAGCAGTCCAAACCaaggaaaatgagaagaaaagaaaggaattgGAAGCTCTGAGGCACAGGTCGAATGAAGGATTCTCCGACTTTGTCAGAAGATTCtgtgaagaagcagaccaaatgCAACCTCGTCTAATGGAGGAAGAGCATGCAGGCAGAATCCTAGAAAACCTACATGGAGTTATCATGAGTATCTTTACCCTCAGAGGTGTGAGATACTGGAAGCATTCTCCACCTTGAAGGGGTCACTTAATGAAAATGAACTTGACTCCCTGAGATAATCCATGGAATCTATAAATGCCTTGGAAGAAGGGACAACGGGTGTAGACCCAACCACTCTAATTTGGCCTGTACGAGGTCTCTTGAAGGAGTTAAAAAGAATTTGGAGGGATAAGGTGCGTCACATGGGGTAAATGGACCTCCTAGCAGAAGCTAGAACCAACATCAGCAATTTCCTAAGAGACATGTATAGGAGAGAAATGATTAAAGCTCAACCAACACCTTTACACGGCCAAAGCCGATACGCTCAGAAGAGGAGGGCAAAAAGGATGATGGTATGTGTTTACTATGCAAGAACCAACTGTAATGGAAAATTTCGAGAAGGTGGACAGCGGTGTGACCGAGGGAAGGGAATAGCTTCCAACCATCTTACGATGTAGCTGGAATACCTAGAGAATCGGTTAGACAGTCTTGGGCCTCATGCACAATTGAGGAAGTTTGGATTCACCGACTACAAGATCAGCCACATGGCATATATGGAAAactcagaagatgaagaagaatgtgCTAACCCGACggttcacattcaacccattaGGGGAGAGCCACCTGAAGATAATATGAAAGACATTGAAGAAGTcacaccaagcttgatccaGGCCGTATCTGCACTGGCCATTGGCGAGACTCTCTCTggagacactttccttatccaGAGGGGAGGAGGTACCGAtgacagtgaagaagaagactttgagTCACATTCTGAACATGAGTTCTCCATTGAAACTGCAATAAACAATATTGGAGCATATGATGATAGAATCGACCCAACTGATCTCATCCAACCCATACCTCCCAGAAATGAGGGAAGTAGCAGCAGCGAGGGAGAAAGGTCCCCCGAAAATCCAagaagagcatggttcatcaaagaagaagacttcgatAAATGGGGAATGAGCATccaagtgcaagacatccttgagctaatatcCATAGCTAACAACATCATGTATCAAGCAACTTCCAGCTTCCCGAACATGATGTGCGGCCATTTGGTAAAATAAGttgaaaagatagaattacCTATAGAAGAAGATGCACTTTAGAGAATGTTGCATGAGCTGAGGAACATGGTTTGGCTGAACCTGGCATTAACCAAGGATTTTTTTGGGAACCCACCCTAATATCCTATGTTATACTCAGTTCAGTTCCCCTATGCCGATCcaccaagaatgatggaagagtgGGACAATTGGGTCGGTAACATGAATACCGACGACCCGTACTTTGATCCAACCAAAGGGATTCACCCTATTGATAgtagtggggaagaagaagaggacccaAGTCATCAGGATTCTGAAGAACAGTCAGAGGAAGAAACATCTAGTGAAAGTCTGAACGACaaagtaatggatgaagaccCTGGTAATGAACTACCCAGGGAAGCATCTGAAGCAGAGGAAGAACCTAATGCCAACCAGTATGAGGAAATTTGTGGGCCAAGAGCTTGGTCCCTCTCATTTGAAGTAAGGGGGATCCTCAGAATGGTTGATAAGATTCACCAAATGCTCTTTAAGGTAATTCCTACCGACAAAAGCTATCAGGAAGAACTGCAACGGCAATTGTAATACCTCGacccaagaattttattttgatattggTTTATTGCCTTACTTTTTATATGACTGGACTGGATGGTAGGGAATCGATTTTCATGTTGATATTGTTAATTTATGGTAAGATTTcatgtaattatgatttttaCATGTTTTATAATGAATTATAAGCATGAGTATGATTGTTGGTCATGTATAGCCATGTAAGGTTATTTATGTGATTTTATAACCCTTGATCTACGTATATAGACtatgtattgattttatacaTTATGGTACATTTTTATACACTATGGTTTATAATTTAAAGTGTATGAAAGATATATTTGGTTCACTTTTTGATTCATAGTTTACTATTTGGTTCATGTTGGTTCTTTGTGAGTTACTTTTTGGTTCAATGAAATAGGAAAACAAGGACATTATAGAAAACTCACTAGAAGGATTCCAAATACTAATTCACTATAGGTTgtgaacaaaaggaaaagaagagtttaagtgagggtttaatgggaaaattacaaaaggaaaagaagagttaaGTGAGGACATAAAGGAGATTTCaagtaagatatatattaatgaggggatataataggaaagaagaagataatgaaagGGCATAAAGGAGATTTCAAGTAAGATATTAATAATGAGGggatataataggaaagaagaagataatggaagggCATAAAGGAGATCTCAAGTAAGATGTAAATTAATGAGGTGATAAGAtgggaaagaagaagacaatggaGGGGCATAAGGGAGATTTCAAGTGAGATAAatctaagaaagagagggagtcattttaagaaagagggagagttattctaagaaagagagaagagaaagaaaaacaagaaaagaaaagagagggaaggaaaatCGTGGAAGAGGGGAGTGAGTCCTTTTGGGATTCGAGTGTCCAAATTCCAGGGTTTTGTGCGAAGATTTCCAAGGCTAagttgaagattggagcttggaatatTGTGGAGTGAAGGGCCAAAGCTAGGATCAAGACTTGGTTCTTCAACAAGGTAGGTTCCCCATCCTTGAATCCTCAATTTTTGTCTCTTGAGAGAAGATTTCATAAATGGAATGGAAGAATAGGGCTTTGATGCTTGAGGATGCATTATGAATTTTATATGGATTCAGGCATAAATTATTCATGTTATATGGATGTTTTTCTAAATCTAAATCATGGTATTGAAGCATGGAAAATTCGGATACAAGAggtgatgagagaaaaagtaaatgatttttcttgtttctgaaatttctgGGTTGGACAGAACAGTAGCCCAAGATTATTCATGCTATCCATTATAGTTAAGGAACCATTAAtggtcttaaataattattgggaGTATATATATGTGTTAATATGGTCTCCTGTAAATTTCATTAAGAAATAAGTTGATTTGATATGTGTATAAATTCGTGCTCCCAGACAGGTAACTATTAGGGTAGTTTTCTGTACCCGACATTGAGAGATGTGTTTGAGGTACCTATAATTTGAATTTTAATCTAATTTTTGGAATGAATGAACTTTAATCAGTCTTATAAACCCTCAAAAAATATTGAAGACATTTGAATTCAGGAGaatggatttatgatttttacaaGTTCATGACTCCAATTCTGTCTTAGTCAGAAGGGTGTTTTTGATATATTTGGAACTCTATGTTAGGAGGGGTTTCAAGATGTATGGTCTTATTATGAAACAACTAAATGGATGTTAGCTTTCAGTATCCACTGACCTTGTGCAATATTAAGCACTTTaagtatttattttatatttttatatcacaCTAGGTAAAACAGTGACATAACAGAATTTTACAATTGATGATTTCCACTAGAATCTATCTTGGATTGAAGAGATTTTAAGCTTGTTTAAGGATCTGAGATAAAAACCCtaagttttggggttttgttaGAAGAACAAGGACCCTCGAAAGGCTGACATTAATTGGACGATCGGAATGCAAAAGTGTTTGTAAGGAAGCATTGTTAATCGATGATTAATATTGTAGAATGAATACATATATGTTTATGCAATGTTTATGGTGATATTTAGTAAAGATTCCTTGATATGACTATGTTAGGCCTCTATATGCTTGAATGTTGAATGATCTTATGGTTATTAATGAGAATGTAAATGGTACATGGTTCTATGAatgatgacaaaaaaaaaagattaacaaagaatgaaaatgaaaagaaagttaaGTGCCGACAAGCCCAGCCAACATACAACCCGGTGCTCATGAAGTGCCTATGAAGATGGGTGTTGAGGCCATCACTGAACCTATTCCAGTGGTTTGTAACTGGAGCCATTTTGATGGTACGACTGaacccattctagtggtttgtaactATAGCTACTTCGGTAGTACGACGGAGACATACTAGATAAAGATTTAagactgaaatgaaatgaaaatgataaaattaatgaaatgttACTGATAGATAAACAATTGAAAGATTGATGGAAATTGGCTGATTGAATGAGTATTATTCAAATGATAAGGAATGATGCCATgcttatatataaaaaatgaaattttaattgcatGTTATATTGTGAGCATGATTGGCAATGTCATTTCTTATTGGGTGTTAGCTCATTCCTTGAATGATAATCTTTTTACAGATAAGACAGGCGTGAATAAGGACAAGGGCATTGCTATTATCGAGCAAGATGAAGACTGATGATCTGAGGATCATTTTGGAGTCTATTACTTTAAAATAGATAGAACTCTTCTATCGTAAAGGATATTTATGTTGAAGGAAAATCTTGAACCCGGATGactgtaaatatttttaaagttctattcctctccttggagagtatggattgtagacgttagagccatcagtaccatgttttaagttttaaatagTTATCTTCCACTTACTattatgtctttaattttatACACTTTGATTATACTGAAGGCTTAACCGAATGTTTTCCTGTGCGGTCCCGACTGGACTttggtgtcatgggccccacctaGTCCTTGGATCGGGGTCGTTACAgtcttggtatcagagcgatggGTTTAGATAGATTCTGTAGACTAGTGGTCTGATGGCATAGAAATGCTAACTGAACAGAACTGAATTGAATGAGAACTGGATGGAATTGATTATCAATGTAAATGGACTGTTTTGAATGATGGATGATATTGAATTGATAGTCCTTTTTATGGATGAGGAATTGATTGAATCCATGTTTTTGGTGACCTGGTAATGGCacccaagagaagaagaggtagagGCCAGATTGAAGTGCCCCAAGAGAGCCCTGCAACACCAGTGAATGAAGGGCAAACTCAGATGGAACCAGTACTAGATGCTATTGGCAACCTTGTGGGGGCATTACAGAACCAAACTAATTGGGTAGAGGTGACTGCTCAAGCTACACCAACTGTTGGTAGTGGCAGCAGAAGGGAAGTGACTGAGACTGAGGACAAGCATGTCCTTATGGATTTTAAGAAGCTCCATTCGGTAGCTTTCAAGGGAACAGATGCTGATCCAGCTGTTTCCACACAGTGGATTAGTGACTTAGAGAAGGTTTATGAAGTGATCAGGTGCACTAATGCACAAAAGGTTATGTGTGCCACCTTTATGCTTCAAGGAGAAGCGGATCAGTGGTGGAAAATGACTAAGCCCATATTGGAAGCAGGTGATAGGCAAATCACCCAGGATGAATTCAAGGTAGCTTTTGATCATAAGTTTTTCCCACCTTGtgtaaagcaaaaaaaaatctttgagtTCATGCATTTAACTCAAGGAAGCCAAACAGTGATGATGTATGAGAGGAAGTTTGAGGAACTATCTAGGTATGCACCACAGATGGTGAGTACAGAGGAGATGAAAGCTCAACAGTCTGAGCAAGGCTTAAGGGTGGAGATCCAAAAGAGTATCTCTCCTATGCAACTAAAGACATATGCTGAAGTAGTCCACAAATCTCAGATTTATGAGGCTGTGGAGAAGAATGCAACAAAGGATGAAGAAgttgaaccaaagaaaaagttCAAGAAGAGTTTTGCTACCCATACAGCAAACAAGGACAATTGGAAGAAATTCCATAAGAAAAAGCCCCAAGGAAATGTTGACTGCAAGAAGTGTGGTAAGAACCACAAGGGTGATTGTTTGGGGGGAACGTTCATTTGCTTCAAGTGTAAGGAACCTGGACATCTTGCAAGGAATTGTCCAACTCTGAAGGAGCAGCCAGAGCGAAACCCCCAAGGAGGGCAAGCCAATCAAAATTCCCAGAACAGAAAGGACACTCAGGGAAACTAGAAGCCAAGAGCCCCTGGTAGGGTTTTTGCAATGACTAAGAAGGATGCAGAGGCGTCTCCCTCTGTTGTGGCAGGTATGCTGAAAATCTCTGGAATACCTGcttatgtcctatttgattCGGGATCCACTCATAGTTTTGTATCAAGTACCTTTGCTACTAGATTGAATGTTATGCCAAAAGTTTTGAATTACCGATTGTGTTTGTCTACACCTTCTGGACGAATGATAGAAACAAAATTATTTTGTGAAGCATGTGATGTAGAGATTATGGAGAGAAAATTGGCTGTAGACTTAATTCTATTAgaaatgaaggattttgatgttaTACTTGGAATGGATTGGCTAGCAGCATATTATGCTAGTGTTCTTTGTTTTGAAAAGAGAGTAGTCGTAAGACCTGTGAAGGAACCAAAGTTTGAATTTTCTGGGATGATGATAGGAACTCCGCCATCGGTGATAATTTCGATGATGCAAGCCCGAAAGTTGCTAAGGCAAGGATGCCAAGGATTTTTAGCTTCAGTTGTTGACACTTAAGTGAAGGGATCAGTTTTAACTGATGTACCTATTGtgagggatttttttttcggaCGTGTTTCCAGAGGATTTGGAAGAATTGACACCCGAAAGAGATATGGAATTTGATAATGAGTTGGTTCCTGGTACGGCGCCAATATCCAAAGCACCGTACCTGATGGCTCCAGTAGAActgaaagaattgaagaatcaatTGGAAAAGTTGTTGGACAAGGGTTTCATATGGCCTAGTATTTCACCGTGGGGAGCTCCAGTcctatttgtgaagaagaaggatggtactATGAGGATGTGTATAGATTATAGGGAATAATGACTGCCCTTAGTCGGTAGAAAAGCTATGCAGATATGAGAATGAGGCCTTTAGAATTTGAGGAAGGGGATAAACTGTTTCTGAAAGTTGCACCAATGAAGGGAGTTATGAGATTTggcaagaaaggaaagttgagTCCGAGGTATGTAGGATCCTTCGAGATTCTTGAAAGACTTGGACCAGTGGCTTACAAGTTTGTCTTATCGTCGGAGTTGTCCAATGTTCACAATGTTTTAGACATGTCAATGCTGAAGAGGTACATTGGTGATTCATCTCATATTTTGGACTACCAACCGTTACAATTGAATGAAGATCTATCTTACGTGGAAGAACCTGTGAAGATTCTAGACCGGAAGGATAAAGTTTTGCGAAATCGAGTTGTCCCATTGGTGAAAGTCTTGTGGAGGAATCATACAAGCCaagaagcatcatgggagcTTGAATCCAACATGCGGGATGAATATCCCCAGTTATTTGATGATCAAGGTatgtcaatttcgaggatgaaatttttatcaGGAGGGGAGGATGTAATACCCTGacccaagaattttattttaatattggtttattgTCTTACTTTTTACATGACTGGACTGGATGGTAGGGAATCGATTTTCATGTTGATATTGTTAATTTATGGTAAGATTTtgtgtaattatgatttttgCATGTTTTATAATGAATTATAAGCATGAGTATGATTATTGGTCATGCATAGCCATGTAAGGTTATTTATGTGATTTTATAACCCTTGATCTATGTATATAGACtatgtattgattttatacactatggtacatttttatatactatggtttataaTTTAAAGTGTATGAAAGATATGTTTGGTTCACTTTTTGATTCATAGTTTACTATTTGGTTTATGTTGGTTCTTTGTGAGTTACTTTTTGGTTCAATGAAATAGGGAAACAAGAACATTATAGGAAACTCACTAGAAAGATTTCAAATACTAATTCACTATAGGTTgtgaacaaaaggaaaagaagagtttaagtgaggttttaatgggaaaaatacaaaaggaaaagaagagttaCGTGAGGACATAAAGGAGATTTCAAttaagatatatattaatgaggggatataataggaaagaagaagataatggaagggcataaaggagattttaagtaagatatatattaatgaggggatataataggaaagaagaagataatagaAGGGCATAAAGGAGATCTCAAGTAAGATGTAAATTAATGAGGTGATAAGATGGGAAAGAAGAATACAATGGAGGGGCATAAGGGAGATTTCAAGTGAGATAAatctaagaaagagagggagtcattttaagaaagagggagagttattctaagaaagagagaagagaaagaaaaacaagaaaagaaaagagagggcaGGAAAATCGTGGAAGAGGGGAGTGAGTCCTTTTGGGATTTGAGAATCCAAATTCCAGGGTTTTGTGAGAAGATTTCTAAGGCTAagttgaagattggagcttggaatatGGTGGAGTGAAGGGCCAAAGCTAGGATCAAGACTTGGTTCTTCAACAAGGTAGGTTCCCCATCCTTGAATCCTGAATTTTTGTCTCTTGAGAGAAGATTTCATAAATGGAATGGAAGAATAGGGATTTGATGCTTGAGGATGCATTATGAATTTTATATGGATTAAGGCATACATTATTCAGGTTATATGGATGTTTTTCTAAATTTCAATCATGGTATTGAAGGATGGAAAATTCGGATACAAGTGgtaatgagagaaaaagtaaatgatttttcttgtttctgatATTTCTGGGTTGGATATAACAGTAGCCCAAGATTGTTCATGCCATCTACGATAGTTAGGGATCGATTCAtggtcttaaataattattgggaGTATATATGTGTTAATATGATCTCCTTTAAATTTCATTAAGAAATAAGTTGATTTGATATGTTTATAAATTCGTTCTCCCAGACAGGTAACTATTAGGGTAGTTTTCTATACCCGAGATTGAGAGATGTGTTTGAGGTACTTATACTTT includes these proteins:
- the LOC122647759 gene encoding uncharacterized protein LOC122647759, with the translated sequence MAPKRRRGRGQIEVPQESPATPVNEGQTQMEPVLDAIGNLVGALQNQTNWVEVTAQATPTVGSGSRREVTETEDKHVLMDFKKLHSVAFKGTDADPAVSTQWISDLEKVYEVIRCTNAQKVMCATFMLQGEADQWWKMTKPILEAGDRQITQDEFKVAFDHKFFPPCVKQKKIFEFMHLTQGSQTVMMYERKFEELSRYAPQMVSTEEMKAQQSEQGLRVEIQKSISPMQLKTYAEVVHKSQIYEAVEKNATKDEEVEPKKKFKKSFATHTANKDNWKKFHKKKPQGNVDCKKCGKNHKGDCLGGTFICFKCKEPGHLARNCPTLKEQPERNPQGGQANQNSQNRKDTQGN
- the LOC122647760 gene encoding uncharacterized protein LOC122647760 translates to MRMRPLEFEEGDKLFLKVAPMKGVMRFGKKGKLSPRYVGSFEILERLGPVAYKFVLSSELSNVHNVLDMSMLKRYIGDSSHILDYQPLQLNEDLSYVEEPVKILDRKDKVLRNRVVPLVKVLWRNHTSQEASWELESNMRDEYPQLFDDQGYMDVFLNFNHGIEGWKIRIQVVMREKVNDFSCF